Genomic segment of Ranitomeya imitator isolate aRanImi1 chromosome 6, aRanImi1.pri, whole genome shotgun sequence:
AATAAATTGGGAAAGAAAGAAAGTAGGAAAGAAAGAAAGTAGAAAGGTAGGAAAAAAAGTAGGTAAGAAAGAAAATAGGAAAGAAAGTAGGAAAGATGGAAATAAAGAAAGCAAGTAGGAAAGTAGTAAAGAAAAAGTAGGAAAGAAAGAAGGCAAGGAGGAAAGAAATAAGTTGGGAAAGAAAGTAAGAAAGAAAGTAGGAATGAAAGAAAGTAGGAAAGAAAATAAGAAAGAAAGTAGGAAATAAGGAAAGAAAATAAGAAAGAAAGTAGGAAATaaggaaagaaaataaaaaagcaagtaGGAAATaaggaaagaaaataaaaaaacaagtagtAAAGTAGGAAAGAAagtaggaaagaaagaaggaaagagagAAAGAACTCTTCTGACCTCTTCTGGTGTCCTGTTGGGATAGAGCAGTGCATTGTGGGACCTAAAATGACAATGGCACGGtttggcctctttcacacgtcagtatttttcatcagtgtctgtttgccaaaaccaggagtggaacttacagagaaaaactaaAATTGAAAGACTGACGcccgttctgtgttttggagaccctCCTGCTGTGTGAATGGGGCCTTAGGCGGAGAGCTGCCATTGGCGGCCGTAGGTGGGCGGAGTTTTGGCTGTGTGATCTCCCCTCAGAGCTTGCTTACGTCATGTGTCTAATTGTTGGTGGAGCTTACACAGTTTCCTTGGCAACCAGCAGAATATTGAAAATACCTCTAAATGGTAATGGAAACAATTATGTAAAATAACCCAGAATCCGTACGAAAACCACCCAGCAAAGTATTTACAAAGTTACTCAACTTTTTAGGAAGAATTTTATTGGGGAAATGTTAATAAAAGCAGAATTTTACTTTAAAATCTGAAAACTGAGAGCGGTGTCATCCTCCGGCTCATTCCCCGCAGATTATCGCATTGTCTCTTCTATCTTTAGCCTGCGGGTAAAGGAATGACCTTACCAGATCTGCCCTTGTGTCTGCAACTCAACATCCTGCAGAGGCTGACAGATGGCCGGGATATCGTGTGCCTGGGCCAAGTGTCCTCAGATCTGCAGCTTCTCAGCGAGGACCGTCTGTTGTGGAAAAAGCTCTGTCAGTATCACTTTACGGAGCGGCAGGTAACTGTATCCGCAGGGACAAAACACCGATCTGTCCACGTCCCACAGCGGCGCTTCATTCATTACAGTACTCGCAGCATCCTCATTCCCGGGGTGCACTGCAAACCCTCTCCAGGCCCCGCGGACTCATCACTGCTccattaggctttttttttttaacacttgcaTTTTTTTTAGGCCTGTTTTTGCGGCACCAATGCATTTGTATTGGGCTGCAAAAATGGGCTGCAATAATTGCACGGTGCGCTGTATGCCGTGTAGCCGTGAGGCCCATATTTACggctgtgaaaaaatatcgagcctgctcgatctttttttacggcttacggacacggcccccattgtaaatcaaaGGGGCCGCACAAACAATGTTTTTGCGATGCGCcgtcacttccggttttgcggatcaaggttttttttttacaatactttTGCTATTGCATTGGGAAACTGGAAAACAGCGATACGCAAGTTTTTTGCGGTGCAATATTGtggcagaccttgaaaattgcgGCGATACGGTCCACAAAAAAAGACCCGCAATAACGGGCCACAAAAAACATGGCATGTGTAATAGAAGCCTTAATGACTCATGGGGTGTACAGGGCAGGATGGGTAGAGTACGGCGCCtcttacacatagtataatgccccatacagcacCCTCttacacacacatagtataatgccccatacagcgccctcttacacacacacagtataatgccccatacagcgcCTCTTACAcggtataatgccccatacagcgcCCTCttacacacatagtataatgccccatacagcgcCTCTTACACACGCgcagtataatgccccatacagcgccctcttacatacagtataatgccccatacagcgcctcttacacacagtataatgccccatacagcgctctcttacacacacacacagtataatgccccatacagtgcctcttacacacacacagtataatgccccatacagtgcctcttacacacacagtataatgccccatacagcgcCTCTTAcacccacagtataatgccccatacagcgccctcttacagtataatgccccatacatCTCTTACACACGCACAGTATAAAGCCCCATACAGCGCCctcttacatacagtataatgccccatacaacgccctcttacacacacacacagtataatgccccatacagcgcctcttacacacacagtataaagccccATACAGCGACctcttacatacagtataatgccccatacaaCGCCCTCTTAcacccacagtataatgccccatacagcgccctcttacatacagtataatgccccatacagcgcctcttacacacacagtataaagccccATACAGCGCCctcttacatacagtataatgccccatacaaCGCTCTCTTAcacccacagtataatgccccatacagcgcCCTCTTAcacccacagtataatgccccatacagcgcCCTCTTAcacccacagtataatgccccatacagcgcCCTCTTAcacccacagtataatgccccatacagcacctcttacacatagtataatgccccatacagcgcctcttacacacacagtataatgccccatacagcgcCTTctttcacacacagtatgatgtatgaTGCCCCGACTGTACCCTTATACACACAGTGTGATTCTCCTTACAATGCCCTCTTGAATaaactcagtatgatgccccctccagTGCCCCCTTACAGTTTTTTTTACAGTATCCTCttacacatacacagtatgatgtccaatgCAGTGCCCCcttgcacacagtatgatgccccctacagTCCCCTCTtatacacacacagtattatgcacaGTACAGTAGCCTGTTATAGaaacacacattatgatgtcccctaTAATACCCTTACATACAGTAAGATGCCTCTACAGTGCCCTATCACACACGATAACATCAGACACTCTACTCCAGACTAATAATGTTAATAGCTAAGTTTTTTTCCACCATATTACTTCCCATAAGGTTGATTTTTCTTTTGTCCTCTTCCCTCCCTACTTCTGCTCACAAAGTAAGAAAAACCTAAGATCTATGAGCTGTTATCAGTGATCACATGTGCATCtatccacatatatatatatatatatatatataactataataaattaatataatttacATTTCATAATAGTAATGATCATTTCATCATTTGATATATTTTTCCTATATCTTTAGATTCGTAAGAGACTTATCATGTCAGAGAAGGGGCACCTGGATTGGAAGAAAATGTACTTTAAGCTGGTGCGGTGTTACCCCAGAAGAGAGCAGTATGGGGACACGTTACAGTTCTGCCGCCATTGTCACATCTTGTCCTGGAAGGTAAGAAGAAAGGACGACCTAAAGCCGATGCAGAGCTGGACCCATCGACTAAAATCTAATAGCAACGGGCACACTTTATTATGTCACGCCGTATGGGGGTTTTAACAGGATAGTGGCCACATGCTTCCGGGGAGAATGCAGAGTTTCATTGCTGGATAAATATAGGATATGCTCTGGTAATAACAGGCAGCATTCCCAAAAAAAGATTCAGCATGTTCCCATAACCCATAATAGGGCCACTGTGTACACATAATAGAGCCAGTGCGCCCAGATGACAGAGCTAGAGTGCCCAAACAACAAGACCAGTGTGCCCAGATAACAAAGCCAGCGAGCCTAGATAACAAGACCAGTGTGTCCACATAACAGAGCTAGCGTGTTGATCCAACAGTGCCAGCGTGCCCACAATATGGAGGCATTGTGCCCACATAACAGGGCCATTGTGCCCACATCAAAGAGCCAGTGTGCCCACATAACAGGGCCATTGTGCCCACATAAGAGCCAGCATGCCCACAATATGGAGGCATTATAGCCACATAACAAGGCCATTGTGCCCACATAACAGAGCCAGCGTGCCCACATAACAGGGCCATTGTGCCCACATAACAGAACCAATGTGCCCACATAACAGGGCCATTGTGCCCAGGAAACTACCATTGTGCCCACATAACAGGGCCATTGAGTACACATGACAGAGCCAGTGTGCCCACATAACAGAGCCAGCGTGCCCACATAACAGGGCCATTGTGCCCACATAACAGAACCAATGTGGCCACATAACAGGGCCATTGTGCCCAGTAAACTGCCATTGTGCCCACATAACAGGGTCATTGAGTACACATGACAGAGCCAGTGTGCCCACATAACAGAGCCAGCGTGCCCACATAACAGGGCCATTGTGCCCACATAACAGAACCAATGTGCCCACATAACAGGCCATTGTGTACATATGACAGAGCCAGCATGCCCACATGACAGCGTCAACGTACTCACATAACAGAGCCAGCGAGCCTAGATAACAAGAGCAGTGTGCCCACATAACAGAACTAGCATACTGATCCAATAGAGCCAGTGTGCCCACATAACTGGGCCATTGTGCCCAGGAAACTGCCGCCCACATAACAGGGCCATTGTGCCCACTCAACAGAGCCATTGTGCCCACATAACAGAGCCTGCGTGCCCACAAAACAGGACCAGAAGGCCACCATATTAGATTAAAAATGTCCCCATATCAGAACTGGAGTGCCATTGGACTCATGACAGTGCCAGCCGGACTGCTAAAATAACAGTCAGAGTACCCACATAACAAAACTAAATTGTTCCCATAGAAGAATCAGAGTGCCACAATAATAGTGCCATCCACAGAGAAATGGTGCCTCGATAACGATGCCAACCAGAGAACTGACATGGCTGAATCAGAGCGTCGCTGTGGTCCCGGTTGTCACCCTTTTGCTGTGCCCAGGACTACCCCACTATATGGCCCCCATCAATGCAGACAGGTGATAGCAAGACTGCCGCCTGCTGGCCAAGCTGTGGTATCACATCCATTCTGCCACTAACGTCCATATTTCCCCCCTTAGGGAACGGAGCACCCCTGCACAGCCAACAACCCGGAGAGCTGCCTGGTTTCTCTGTCCCCACAGGATTTCATCAACTTGTTCCGATTCTGAACTTTACAGACTGAACCCCTGGACGGCCGGGCCGAAGCTGTACATATTGTAAATATCGTATATAGACATTGAGCGCTGCCTCTGGAAATGGCGACGGTCACCGTGAGAGTACGAGTCTGAAGAAAAGACGAAGAAATAATGGGAAACTGGGGGGGATCTAGATCCAAGAAGCTGAAACCGAGGGGTACGGTTTATAGAAAGTCCCTCCAGCAGTGCGAACGGATGGGGGCCCACGAGTGATGTCATAACTGAACCATTATAAAGAGATTATTGGGATAATGTCCCACCTTACTGTACTCCGAGAACTCACAAACTACGTGTACTTCTACCTCTTCTTCTCCCTAAACTGATAGTAGTCACCCATCTCTTGGAGCGAGCGGTCAGGTGTGATAGCGCAAATTTTGATATTGAAGGATTGTCCACCTTTTGGGACTTTTTTTTCCCTTAAATGTATGTATTTAGGGCTGAAAATAATTTTTGTAATAGGGTTTTGTTACAAATTTTGCTTCGTTTAGCTTTTACAGGCGCTTTATTTTCCTGcttattcaactttgatgtggtcagtggccataaatcagctgagaggagctcagaaaaagacagataaaagagtttcAAACTCCCTACCAAACCGTCATAGTGAGCTCACTGACTGAATCTCAGCTAACTCATTTTCCAGCCGGCAATCGACAATGTAACACAAAGGTTATAGGGGGGAAACTGTGCAAAATTGTTAATTAAACCCaattgttaaatttttttttttagccctaaTTAAATGCATAAAAACATTGCCCCCAAAAGGTAGACACTTTTAAGGAATGGTCAGGATTCAAAGAAACGTGGTCGGAGAGTAAATTGGAATTTGCTCCATCTATTGTACCTTTGTGTGGTCGCTCTCACACTATGTCCTAGGTTGGACTATTTTATAGCTATTTTATTGCGTTGTAGTGGTAAATATTTCCTCGGTGTCTTAACCTATTTAAAGGGAAAGCTTTGATTTCCATAAAGGCGAgttacacagcattttttttttgtttttttagcacaAATTTTACATATATGTTCACACAAGatgcacttttttactttttatatttgaTTGTAAGCATGGTACAGCTGGCTTATGTATATATTTGCAATATGCGAAGGGTTAAATGATCTAAAATAATCACGACGTGATCATCTGCTGTCAATAAGGCTGGGGGCTGAATGGGGCAAAAGGTCGGTAGGATTCGACCTATGAGTGGATTGTCTATTAGTGCAATGATATACTATGGAAGTGCAATAATGGATTACTACAGTATGTATAGATTATGTACAGTGCAACGCCCTGTAGTGTTTCGGTTGTCAATCCAGGTATAGCCTTTGTCCACCCAATCTGTAATTTTGTATTCAGTCATGAGTATGGTATGACTTAAAGGGGATTTGTCACTGGCCATAAATATGTAatatttttacctggtgtaaatgcagctgttctcctgaatccggcgctgttcttcttttgttcctgctcctctccgttccttaGATATGGCCTTTTTTTCCCTGCATATAAATCTAGTCATATAGTAAAGTGGGCGTGGTCGAGTACAAGACGCCCACAGAGCAGCGCTGATGACCACACCCACTTCCAAAAAGAGACTAGATTCACAGGTAAGCGGGGCTATATCTCAGGAACGGAAAGgagcaggaaaaaaagaaaaacatcgccggatttagGAGAACAGTGACATTCAAACTGGGTAAAAACAATTACATGTTTATGGTCAGTGATACGTCCACTTTTAGTTGTCTTCTTCTTCTTTTAGGAAGTCATTGTAAATGTGGTTACAGTCCTAAGGACTCTAGACAGGATGTTTGCCTGCCTCCAAGGTTATAATATTGTACA
This window contains:
- the FBXO32 gene encoding F-box only protein 32 isoform X2 — translated: MNILEKVVQKVLGDQQNIRLIKELLQTLYTSLCNLVQGVGKSVLVGNINFWVPRMETILDWQQQLNNIQITRPAGKGMTLPDLPLCLQLNILQRLTDGRDIVCLGQVSSDLQLLSEDRLLWKKLCQYHFTERQIRKRLIMSEKGHLDWKKMYFKLVRCYPRREQYGDTLQFCRHCHILSWKGTEHPCTANNPESCLVSLSPQDFINLFRF